A genomic window from Oceanobacillus timonensis includes:
- the perR gene encoding peroxide-responsive transcriptional repressor PerR, whose amino-acid sequence MSETEDKLRQAIDTLKKSGVRITPQRHAVLEYLLNSMIHPTADDIYKALEGKFPNMSVATVYNNLRVLKDIGLVRELTYGDSSSRFDCNTSDHYHIICNQCGKIVDFHYPSLEEVESLAEQVTGFDVSHHRLEVYGTCNACKEQMAAKEQ is encoded by the coding sequence GTGTCTGAGACTGAAGATAAATTACGGCAAGCGATTGATACATTGAAAAAGTCAGGCGTCCGGATTACACCACAACGACACGCCGTACTGGAGTATTTGCTTAATTCAATGATTCACCCGACTGCGGATGATATATATAAAGCACTTGAAGGGAAATTTCCAAATATGAGTGTTGCGACGGTTTATAATAATTTACGTGTATTAAAAGATATTGGACTGGTAAGAGAACTAACTTATGGAGATTCTTCGAGCAGATTTGACTGCAATACATCAGATCATTATCATATCATCTGTAATCAGTGTGGAAAGATTGTTGATTTTCACTATCCATCGTTAGAAGAAGTAGAATCGCTGGCGGAACAGGTGACGGGTTTTGACGTTAGTCATCATCGCCTGGAAGTTTACGGTACTTGTAATGCCTGCAAAGAGCAAATGGCAGCAAAGGAACAGTAA
- a CDS encoding YgzB family protein, producing the protein MAKQITYSSKINKIRTFALILVFAGILIMYVGLMVRNISWLMLILFMLGILMIILSCAVYIWIGTLSLRAVPVICPNCEKPTKMLGRVDACMHCKEPLTLDKNLEGKDFDERYNQRKFREENK; encoded by the coding sequence ATGGCGAAACAAATCACTTATTCCAGTAAAATAAATAAAATACGAACCTTTGCCTTAATCCTTGTTTTTGCCGGTATTTTAATCATGTATGTCGGTTTGATGGTCCGCAATATTAGTTGGTTAATGCTTATTCTGTTTATGTTAGGCATATTGATGATTATACTCAGTTGTGCTGTATACATATGGATTGGTACTTTATCATTACGGGCGGTCCCTGTCATATGTCCGAATTGTGAAAAGCCTACAAAAATGCTGGGACGTGTAGATGCCTGTATGCACTGCAAGGAACCGCTGACATTGGATAAGAACTTAGAAGGTAAAGACTTTGATGAACGGTATAATCAGCGTAAATTCCGTGAAGAAAATAAATAG
- a CDS encoding cob(I)yrinic acid a,c-diamide adenosyltransferase, with protein MRIYTRSGDKGQTSLVYGQRVPKNHLRVEAYGTCDEVNASIGLAASYIEETDWEGKPAFLDQLHQVQTILFHVGAELSTPKDKEVYWKLKQNHIDAMEAQIDEWDKSLEPLKNFILPSGHKAASALHQARTIARRAERLTVGLEDEVENKLVFSYLNRLSDYLFVAARYVNKQLGGEEKPLHIHV; from the coding sequence GTGCGAATTTACACTAGATCTGGAGATAAAGGACAAACATCACTGGTCTACGGACAGCGTGTACCTAAAAACCATCTACGGGTGGAAGCGTATGGAACATGTGATGAAGTAAATGCGAGTATCGGTTTAGCTGCAAGTTATATTGAAGAAACGGATTGGGAAGGAAAACCTGCCTTTCTCGATCAGCTGCATCAGGTACAAACAATTCTTTTCCATGTCGGAGCAGAATTATCCACGCCAAAAGATAAGGAAGTTTATTGGAAACTGAAACAAAATCATATTGATGCGATGGAAGCGCAAATTGATGAATGGGATAAGTCACTTGAACCATTAAAGAATTTTATTCTGCCCTCCGGACACAAAGCAGCAAGTGCATTGCACCAGGCTCGTACCATAGCAAGACGGGCAGAACGATTAACGGTTGGGTTGGAAGATGAAGTAGAAAATAAACTTGTATTCAGTTATCTGAACCGGTTATCCGATTATTTATTTGTTGCAGCCAGATATGTAAACAAGCAGCTGGGTGGAGAAGAGAAACCTCTTCATATTCATGTGTAG
- a CDS encoding nucleotidyltransferase-like protein, translating into MENFQRMIYQEHAGNPNTLGILVVERSQFDHPITDEFDSILLIIVENQEEDWYVKHYEVNGQTVAMHMVTKSLLMDWIDTSGYRRAAEWVIYGKKVYDRNEFVKELKNELQSFPEDKRTLRKMIDFGKLLKNFSEGKALYESKEIMDSYSKILNSLHYLARLSVIDQGYYPEVTVWNQVKNIDLEVYKLYEKFMDSTENLEKRIELMLIAMDFVMLNKAESASAHLLNVLSKQDDYWSYASIKALPEIEHYTLDLNAIISYLEEKDIIDMKLVATKNPAVFQRMYKVKEIEEI; encoded by the coding sequence ATGGAGAATTTTCAAAGAATGATTTACCAGGAGCACGCAGGTAATCCAAATACGTTAGGAATACTTGTTGTGGAGAGGTCGCAATTTGATCATCCAATTACTGATGAATTCGATAGTATTTTATTGATTATTGTCGAAAATCAGGAAGAAGACTGGTACGTAAAACATTATGAAGTAAACGGCCAGACTGTAGCGATGCATATGGTTACGAAATCGCTTTTGATGGATTGGATTGATACAAGCGGTTATCGGCGTGCAGCAGAATGGGTTATTTATGGAAAGAAAGTATATGACCGGAATGAATTTGTAAAAGAATTAAAAAATGAACTTCAATCTTTTCCAGAGGATAAACGTACACTTAGAAAGATGATTGACTTCGGAAAATTGCTGAAAAACTTTAGTGAAGGAAAAGCATTATATGAATCTAAAGAGATAATGGATTCATACAGCAAGATTTTAAATTCACTCCATTACTTAGCGAGATTATCAGTCATTGACCAAGGGTATTATCCGGAAGTAACGGTCTGGAACCAGGTGAAGAATATTGACTTGGAAGTCTACAAATTATATGAAAAATTTATGGACAGCACTGAGAATTTAGAAAAAAGAATTGAATTAATGCTGATTGCAATGGACTTTGTCATGTTAAATAAAGCTGAATCTGCTTCCGCACATCTCTTAAATGTATTGAGCAAACAAGATGATTATTGGTCATATGCATCTATAAAAGCTCTACCGGAAATTGAACACTACACGTTGGATTTAAATGCAATAATATCTTATTTAGAGGAAAAAGATATTATTGATATGAAGCTCGTCGCTACTAAAAACCCGGCTGTGTTTCAACGAATGTATAAGGTGAAGGAAATAGAGGAGATATAA